A stretch of DNA from Fibrobacter sp. UWB11:
GCAACAGACGATTGTACAGGCTTGAACCATACTGCCGCTGCAACTCGCGAACCGACCAATTTCCGGAAGTAGCCTCTATCTCGTAAAAACGACGTTCATCATCATTCTTGATGCGCATGAGAACCAGATAATGGGTCCAACTTAACGTAAAATCAGGGGGATCGGAGATTTGACAATCACTGATTGTCAAATTGCCATATACCAAGAAAAACTGCCTCACCTGCCTCAAATTCGAAACCTTATTGAACAACGATTCCACCGCTTTTGCAGGGAAGTTCTCTTTATTATTAGCCATGTTAGCCTCCATGTGGTCACGACTTGTGACCGGTTGATGTTAGAGGCGTCCCCTAATTCTGAAATTACAGAATAAAAAAAGCGCACTAAGCCGAGAGCAGCGAAAATAAGCTTGCTTATTTTCATTGCCGAGGCGAATGCGTTAGCGTTCTAAAAACGCAAAACGCGGTTCTCCATTTGACAGAGAATCGCGTCGGGCATTAATGTACCTATTATTCAAAAAAAATGGCACAAATGCGTAAGGCGAGAGTCGCAGCCATGCTTGCATGGATATGACCGAGCCTAGCATTTGGCGCTTGCGCAACGGGGGCAAGAAAACTTTACAAGAGGAACTTGTAAGCAATCCTTACAAGTTGGGAACCACGAAAGGGTGAACTTATGTTCTCCCTCTATTTCGTAAACACCGTTTCCGAAATTCGGAGAAGTCCAAATCGTTCGCCAATGGCGAACGATTTATAAAATGAATCCAGCTTAATGTGAAATTTGGGGTATCCGAGATTTGACAATCACCGTCTGTCAAATTGCTGTATATTTTCCCAGCCATTTCACCGGATTGGGTGGTATTGGGTAGTTTATTGGGTAAATCCTTCACTTCCCGCTCCGGGCGGCGGCTATCTCGGCGTTTATCTCGTCGAGCGTCATACCTGCGGAACCGGCCTTCTCGGCATCGGCAGATAGCTGTTGCATGGTACGGAGCATGCGGCTTGCAACCGGGTTCGCATTATAGAACATTCGCCTGTCATTCACGAACATCGTACGCAGCGGAGCATCAACGATATCAAGAAATTCTCGTGGAGTAACAACAAAACCGCAGACCGGGAAATGTTTGGTGTTACCTGTAACCAAGTACGCGCCGTCGTCTCGCTTGGCCAGGACCACATTGTAAAACACAACGTCCTTTGGGTCGGGGAGCACGACTCCACTTGGCGGAGCATCGACATTCAGGCTGTGCTTCAACAACTCGGAAATAACAGTCTCAACGGTTTCCTGCTCCAGATTGAATTTAGGACGCGCAAGAACTTCCTTGTATTCGGCAAGAATCTCATTGTTCACAAGCATGCAAACGCGGCCAGATAAAATTCTCTGAATAACCTGCAACACTGGCGATTGCGGAGACCTGGTGATCAAGGCGGACACAATGACATTAGTGTCAATGACTGCATAAACCATGAGCCACCTCAACTAAGTTACTTGCCTGCTCGATAAGCGGCGATCTCGGCCTCGATTTCAGCCTCGCTCATGCCTGCGGCGGGGCCTCGCTGGGCCTGCCTGCGCAATTCCATGAAGGCCCTCCATCCGGGATTGGCATCGTAAACGGCGGACGGCTCGCGCAGTTCGAACGGGATGCCCTTCTCGGCGACGGCGCGCTTGAAAAAGATGCGGATTGCCGTGGGGATGTCGATTCCCAGGTTTTCGAAAAGCTCGGCGGCCTCGTTCTTTAGTTCTTCGTCCACGCGGACCTGCAACACGGTAGTAGCCATATCAACCTCCGTTCTATTACAAATATAATACAAAACATTACACACGTCAAGCACTAAATGCTGGAATATAGGCAGATTTATAGACAGGCGTTCCCCGGCCCAGGCCCCTGAGCTTGCCGAAGGGCCGGGTCGGGCTATATCGCAAGGCGCCCCGTGCGCGCCTACGGCACCCCCGCGCCGCTCTTGCAACGGAGCCGCGCAAGCGCGTCTCCGCCCCAAGGGGTCACTATCCCTAACGTAAATGCGGGATTACCTTACAGAACTTATTCGATGGCGAAACTGATGCGAAGGTTTAAACAGTTCATACCTTTGAAGAAAATTTTTTAAGGCTTTTTAAAAATAAATCTTTGGGACATTTGCTCTATCACCTTGTTGTAGTAATCTACCTGAACTTGATTCAAAGATATGGGCATCCATTTAGTATAACACTCCCTTGGAGAGATTAAGATTGCAACTTCAGGCGACATAGGATAATAAAGCTCCAAATCCTTATAGGTTAATTCCCCTTTACCCTTATACGAAGCACACACATTGACCACTGGTTGGTCTGATGTTATAAACAATGTTCCGGTTTTATTAACCAGCGGGAAAATTTTCATATCATCCGACATGATTATATTATGAGCCAATCTAGTCGCAAAAATCCAGCGATAAACATTTTGTGTATTCAGTGACAATCTTTCAATTTCGCCACCCACCTGCTTTGCACATGAAATATATTTTTCTTGCATAAGAGGCGTCCGTATGTATTGTAAAACAACCCAAAGAATAAATTCCATCTCGTTATCTTCAATCGACCAATATGAGGGCGAAAAAGTTTCTATATTAGTTCGCCATTCTGGGATTTTCCCCTCAATAACGGAAAAAAGTTTTTCCTCGGTATTCTTTTCTAACCAATTCGCCGCGGCCTCCCATTTCACCTGTTTGCAAAATGCCCAAAATTCGTCTTTCAAAGAAAAACATTTTAACCAACCCATCAATAGGCCTTTCAAAGGTTCTTGAGAATCCTCTATCCAAGCACGATAAAGAAAGTTAAGCTGTTCGCCTGTCAATGGAGTGGTCTTATAAAAATACTGCTGATTTGCAACATTTTCAACTTTTGGGGTGAATGTATTGCCGTTAGTTTTATCTTGGCACTCTAAATGTTCGTTTACATCTACCCATGCTTTCAAATAGCATCTTGGTACATAGTGCTGACGACGAACGATATCATCTTCTAACTTTTTTTCGACTTCTTCAAATTCAGACATACATAATCCTGCTCACAAAAAAATGCGAAATTTAAGGGAGCAATCTCAAATCACGCCTATAGACTAACTTTAGTTTATATTATTGTTATTTCAAAAGTCGTAAAAAGTAAATTATATTTTGCTTACAATAAAATGTACAAACTAAATAGTTTATATCTAATTATCGTCATTATTTTGCGCAAATTGCTACAAGTTTGCTAGAATTTCTTCTGACATTTGGCGAGCTTCTGGATAATCGGCGTTGATTCGCTTAGAATCTCTTATCTTTTCAAGAGCGTCCTTGGAACGGCCTTCGCTAATAATTCTTAATGGGAATTTAACCGTGTTCTCGTTCCGTTTATTTCAACGTCAAATTCTTAATTAATCACATCAATTACTTTCGGAGAATGTGCGTTTGTTGCATCATTTCCCTTATACGCATTGATGGATTCCTTTAACTCGCTTACACTAATAGAATCGTCAATTTTATAATTGCAGATTTCCACAACGATATAGTCTTCAGCGGAATGTGCGCTGCCAGAAAATCCATTTTTCCCCAATTCTATCTGCAATTTTTCAGCATCCATAACAGAGATGTTTTTCGAAATATCCCCTCGAATAATTCGACCGTCATCTGCATAGCCGATAAATTTTTTGCAGCGTTTCAAATCGGGATGAATCGGGTATTTGAATCCGTCTTTTGTTCTGTAGAAATAAAATAGAAACGACTCAGGCTTTAATGCATCGGCAATAAAGTTGAAATAAGGTTGTTTTAAATAACCGATCATAGTCAGCTGATTGTCAACATTTTCTTTTGACTTTCTCTGCAAAGTCTGTGAAGTATCGAGTATTCCTGAAAAAACATCTTGGAATTGAACTTCGCCTCTTACCTTATTGAGTTCGTCTTTGCAGGATTTTCCTTTTATATACGCATCCCACACAAAAGACGGCCTTAAAAACAGCAGATATAATGGGACAAGAGTTTCAACACCCCAATCCATCATAGTCACATGCCCGCGAAGCTTTATGTTTTCCGTTTCATCAGAATCAGAAAGCATTGGGAACAAGAATGCGTTAAAGACGGTGCAATGATATTGACTGAAAATGTAATCAAGGAAAGCTTTATGATAGACAAACTGCTTTACAACATCTTGAACACCGGGATTTCCACTAATTTTATTATTGGTTATACGAGGTAAATAGTATTTCCCGTCCAGAATGTAAAAGAGTTCTGAACCATCAGGATAATTGTATCTTGTAACAATGTCTGGAATTAGCGTCTCAACATTTTTGTCAAAGTTGCCATCTAATTTCCACAACGGCTTTGGAATATGCCTTTTCAATGTTTCATACTCATTCCCAAATATCTGTCCGCAGGCTTTTTCCCAAACCAGGTTCATGCAGTTTGTCCCATAGAGACTATAAGAGTTCTCCTGCGAACTTGTTCCGGATGTGGCGACAAATGTGTAAAGCGTTTTTAAAAGATTCTGCTTTCTTGTGATAAATTGGTTTGCAATTTCTCGTTCTAGACGGTAGAGGATATAATCCGTATCGCCAAAGTCCTTCAAATCTAATTCACTTAGAAGGACCTCCGGCATATCAAAGAAATCCAATATCGTCAATTCCTTAAGATATTTGGAGCATTGAGTAACGATGCATTCATGAAGGCGCTTGAAATAATCAAAATCATCATTTTGCGACGAGCGTGTTTTCAGTTCCAGATAATAAGGGCGATTGTCTTTTATATAGGCAAAGGTTTCGTTAATTGTTCGGTCCCAGTCGATTTCACCATCGCCATTGGTTTCTATGATTTCCTGAATGTTTGTATAGACACCGTTCTCGAAGTAATCCTGCAAAATGTGCAACGACAAAGCCAATTTGTTATACTCGTCTTTATCGTCCCTATTATGCAAATGAACCAATTCGCCTTTAGAATCGTATTTGCGAATAGCTTTAATTGCCAACTTCAATTCTTCGAGAATCTTTTCTTTATCGGAATATGTAGTGTATTTAGGGTAGCAGAAGACTACTTTATCTTTTACAGCGACAATGCCAACAAAGTCAAACTTGTAGCTTGCTCCTGAAACTTCTTCTGCAGAATCCGCTATGACAAGGTCGTCGTTGGTCAAATCCGCGAAATCAAGACTGTCTTTCTTGACAATTTTCACAATCCCGTATTTACGGAGTGTATTTATGTAGGCTTTTACATTTTCAGAGGTACATCCCAGACGCTCCCTAATCTCATTTAGGGAGTATCGCTTCAATTCTTGAAATAGGGATGGTTCTACTTTTGTCATTTCTTGAAGTTAAAAATGCCTTGGCCGATTTCGTCAAACTTTTTGCATATATCCGAGAAACGCAACTTGCCAACAGCATTTTCATCGAAAAGGTCGCCAGGACGCATTTTTACGGCATCTTCAAAGAGATACATCAGCA
This window harbors:
- a CDS encoding type II toxin-antitoxin system RelB/DinJ family antitoxin; the protein is MATTVLQVRVDEELKNEAAELFENLGIDIPTAIRIFFKRAVAEKGIPFELREPSAVYDANPGWRAFMELRRQAQRGPAAGMSEAEIEAEIAAYRAGK
- a CDS encoding DUF4238 domain-containing protein produces the protein MSEFEEVEKKLEDDIVRRQHYVPRCYLKAWVDVNEHLECQDKTNGNTFTPKVENVANQQYFYKTTPLTGEQLNFLYRAWIEDSQEPLKGLLMGWLKCFSLKDEFWAFCKQVKWEAAANWLEKNTEEKLFSVIEGKIPEWRTNIETFSPSYWSIEDNEMEFILWVVLQYIRTPLMQEKYISCAKQVGGEIERLSLNTQNVYRWIFATRLAHNIIMSDDMKIFPLVNKTGTLFITSDQPVVNVCASYKGKGELTYKDLELYYPMSPEVAILISPRECYTKWMPISLNQVQVDYYNKVIEQMSQRFIFKKP
- a CDS encoding LlaJI family restriction endonuclease, which encodes MTKVEPSLFQELKRYSLNEIRERLGCTSENVKAYINTLRKYGIVKIVKKDSLDFADLTNDDLVIADSAEEVSGASYKFDFVGIVAVKDKVVFCYPKYTTYSDKEKILEELKLAIKAIRKYDSKGELVHLHNRDDKDEYNKLALSLHILQDYFENGVYTNIQEIIETNGDGEIDWDRTINETFAYIKDNRPYYLELKTRSSQNDDFDYFKRLHECIVTQCSKYLKELTILDFFDMPEVLLSELDLKDFGDTDYILYRLEREIANQFITRKQNLLKTLYTFVATSGTSSQENSYSLYGTNCMNLVWEKACGQIFGNEYETLKRHIPKPLWKLDGNFDKNVETLIPDIVTRYNYPDGSELFYILDGKYYLPRITNNKISGNPGVQDVVKQFVYHKAFLDYIFSQYHCTVFNAFLFPMLSDSDETENIKLRGHVTMMDWGVETLVPLYLLFLRPSFVWDAYIKGKSCKDELNKVRGEVQFQDVFSGILDTSQTLQRKSKENVDNQLTMIGYLKQPYFNFIADALKPESFLFYFYRTKDGFKYPIHPDLKRCKKFIGYADDGRIIRGDISKNISVMDAEKLQIELGKNGFSGSAHSAEDYIVVEICNYKIDDSISVSELKESINAYKGNDATNAHSPKVIDVIN
- a CDS encoding putative toxin-antitoxin system toxin component, PIN family, with translation MVYAVIDTNVIVSALITRSPQSPVLQVIQRILSGRVCMLVNNEILAEYKEVLARPKFNLEQETVETVISELLKHSLNVDAPPSGVVLPDPKDVVFYNVVLAKRDDGAYLVTGNTKHFPVCGFVVTPREFLDIVDAPLRTMFVNDRRMFYNANPVASRMLRTMQQLSADAEKAGSAGMTLDEINAEIAAARSGK